One genomic segment of Streptomyces liangshanensis includes these proteins:
- a CDS encoding aldo/keto reductase: MGTAPAHTLNDGTELPAVGLGTYPLKDGEAETAVAGALELGYRLVDTAVNYGNEASVGRGIARSGVPVGDIVVTTKLPGRHQGYEETLRSFEESRRALGLDRVGLYLIHWPLPRVDQYVASWKAMIKLRDDGLVASIGVSNFTAAHLDRLEAETGVLPSVNQIEMHPLLPQEELRAVHEAKGIRTESWTPLGHGTGLLDDPAIGAIAEAHGVTPGQVVLRWHLQLGAVPIPKSGSPERRRQNLDLFGFELTEDEIARIQSGPRHRIGGDPDHHEEF; the protein is encoded by the coding sequence ATCGGCACCGCCCCGGCGCACACCCTCAACGACGGCACCGAACTGCCCGCCGTCGGCCTCGGGACCTATCCGCTCAAGGACGGCGAGGCGGAGACGGCTGTCGCCGGAGCCCTGGAGCTGGGCTACCGGCTGGTCGACACGGCGGTCAACTACGGCAACGAGGCGAGCGTCGGGCGGGGCATCGCGCGGTCCGGCGTACCCGTCGGGGACATCGTCGTCACGACCAAGCTCCCGGGCCGCCACCAGGGCTACGAGGAGACGCTCCGCTCGTTCGAGGAGTCGCGCCGCGCCCTGGGCCTGGACCGCGTCGGCCTGTACCTCATCCACTGGCCGCTGCCGCGCGTGGACCAGTACGTCGCCTCCTGGAAGGCGATGATCAAACTCCGCGACGACGGGCTGGTGGCCTCCATCGGCGTCTCCAACTTCACCGCCGCGCACCTCGACCGCCTGGAGGCGGAGACGGGCGTCCTGCCCTCGGTCAACCAGATCGAGATGCATCCCCTGCTCCCGCAGGAGGAGTTGCGCGCCGTGCACGAGGCCAAGGGGATCCGTACGGAGAGCTGGACCCCGCTCGGCCACGGCACCGGCCTGCTCGACGACCCCGCGATCGGCGCGATCGCCGAGGCGCATGGGGTCACACCGGGACAGGTCGTGCTCCGCTGGCACCTCCAGCTGGGCGCCGTACCGATCCCCAAGTCGGGCAGTCCCGAGCGCCGGCGACAGAACCTCGACCTCTTCGGGTTCGAGCTGACCGAGGACGAGATCGCCCGGATCCAGTCCGGCCCGCGTCACAGGATCGGCGGCGACCCGGACCACCACGAGGAGTTCTGA
- a CDS encoding carbohydrate ABC transporter permease has translation MTTDIAPVLADAHGRTTPTAPDRRSGFRRVLRPGAGRQHHAGPVAYVLLGFAALVSLFPLYWTMVAASTDNTRVSQTPPPFLPGPNLFKNLATAWQDAALGKAMLNSLIVAGVIALSTVFFATLAGFAFAKLRFKGRNILLLLVIGTMLVPPQLGVVPLFMMMADLGWGQSLPSVIFPTLVSAVGVFFMRQYLTEALPDELIEAGRLDGAHSLRIFWSIVLPIARPPMAVLFMITFVHAWNDFFWPFIALDMTNPTVPVALTQLSAGYVRDQSVIMAGALLGTLPLLAMFLVFGRQIVGGIMQGAVKG, from the coding sequence ATGACCACCGACATCGCACCGGTCCTGGCGGACGCGCACGGCCGGACCACCCCCACCGCGCCCGACCGGCGGAGCGGGTTCCGCCGGGTCCTGCGCCCCGGCGCCGGACGCCAGCACCACGCCGGGCCCGTCGCCTACGTCCTGCTCGGATTCGCCGCGCTGGTCTCCCTCTTCCCCCTCTACTGGACGATGGTGGCCGCCTCCACCGACAACACCCGGGTCTCGCAGACCCCGCCGCCGTTCCTGCCAGGACCCAACCTGTTCAAGAACCTCGCCACGGCCTGGCAGGACGCCGCGCTGGGCAAGGCGATGCTCAACAGCCTCATCGTCGCCGGGGTCATCGCCCTGTCGACGGTCTTCTTCGCCACACTGGCGGGCTTCGCGTTCGCGAAACTGCGCTTCAAGGGCCGTAACATCCTGCTGTTGCTGGTCATCGGCACCATGCTGGTGCCGCCGCAGCTCGGAGTCGTACCGCTGTTCATGATGATGGCCGACCTCGGCTGGGGGCAGTCGCTGCCCTCCGTGATCTTCCCGACCCTGGTCAGCGCGGTCGGTGTGTTCTTCATGCGGCAGTACCTGACGGAGGCGCTGCCGGACGAACTCATCGAGGCGGGCCGCCTGGACGGCGCGCACTCGCTGCGCATCTTCTGGAGCATCGTCCTGCCCATCGCCAGGCCGCCGATGGCCGTGCTCTTCATGATCACGTTCGTGCACGCCTGGAACGACTTCTTCTGGCCCTTCATCGCCCTCGACATGACCAACCCGACCGTCCCCGTCGCTCTCACCCAGCTCAGCGCGGGATACGTACGGGACCAGTCGGTGATCATGGCGGGCGCGCTGCTCGGCACCCTGCCGCTGCTGGCGATGTTCCTCGTGTTCGGCCGCCAGATAGTCGGCGGCATCATGCAGGGCGCCGTCAAGGGCTGA
- a CDS encoding NAD(P)/FAD-dependent oxidoreductase — MPDNQRRRTDVVVIGAGMAGLACAADLIGAGRTVRVLEAADAVGGRMRTDRHDGFLLDRGFQVFNTAYPQVKRRIDLRGLRLRPFTPGALVRTEDSVLRFTDPTRQPGAAAGLLAGRLAPGRDLLALGLLTARDMLGPVAGLKRQPDRTTLTALADAGISPELVERFFRPFLSGVFLEDELETSSRFFHLVWRSMLRGTLCLPGDGIGAVPAQLADGLPPDTVRLETPVAELTDDGVRCEDGTEWPAGAVVVATGPRAAARLLPGLDVPDTRTVTTYYHAALAPPLREATLVVDTRRRFLNTCVISEAVPGYAPAGRSLVSSSVLGPDLPGRETALRAALADAYGEHTDEWEPLATYTIEDALPAMPPPWPLSRPARTGPGRYVCGDHRATGSVQGALASGARAAREVLADTARGAADAPQDPPPAGRRESQ, encoded by the coding sequence GTGCCGGACAACCAGCGGCGCCGGACCGACGTGGTGGTGATCGGAGCCGGGATGGCGGGCCTGGCCTGCGCCGCCGACCTGATCGGGGCGGGCCGGACGGTGCGCGTCCTGGAGGCCGCCGACGCCGTGGGCGGCCGGATGCGCACCGACCGGCACGACGGCTTCCTCCTCGACCGCGGCTTCCAGGTGTTCAACACCGCCTACCCCCAGGTGAAACGCCGCATCGACCTGCGCGGCCTGCGCCTGCGGCCGTTCACCCCGGGCGCGCTCGTACGGACCGAGGACAGCGTCCTGCGCTTCACCGACCCCACCCGGCAGCCCGGCGCGGCGGCCGGCCTGCTGGCGGGGCGGCTCGCCCCCGGCCGTGACCTGCTGGCGCTCGGCCTCCTGACCGCCCGTGACATGCTCGGGCCCGTCGCCGGACTGAAACGGCAGCCGGACCGCACGACCCTCACGGCCCTCGCCGACGCGGGCATCTCGCCCGAACTCGTCGAGCGGTTCTTCCGCCCCTTCCTCTCCGGTGTGTTCCTGGAGGACGAGCTGGAGACCTCCTCGCGCTTCTTCCACCTCGTCTGGCGCAGCATGCTGCGCGGCACGCTCTGCCTGCCCGGCGACGGCATCGGGGCCGTACCCGCCCAGCTCGCGGACGGCCTGCCGCCGGACACCGTCCGCCTGGAGACGCCGGTCGCCGAGCTGACGGACGACGGCGTCCGCTGCGAGGACGGTACGGAGTGGCCGGCCGGCGCCGTCGTGGTGGCGACGGGCCCCCGCGCGGCGGCGCGCCTCCTGCCGGGCCTCGACGTGCCCGACACCCGCACGGTCACCACCTACTACCACGCGGCCCTCGCCCCGCCCCTGCGCGAGGCGACCCTCGTGGTCGACACCCGCCGCCGCTTCCTCAACACCTGTGTGATCAGTGAGGCCGTGCCCGGTTACGCGCCCGCCGGCCGGTCCCTGGTCTCCAGCTCCGTCCTCGGGCCCGACCTCCCCGGACGGGAGACCGCGCTCCGCGCCGCTCTGGCCGACGCGTACGGTGAACACACCGACGAGTGGGAACCACTCGCCACCTACACGATCGAGGACGCCCTGCCCGCCATGCCCCCGCCCTGGCCGCTGTCCCGGCCGGCCAGGACCGGCCCCGGGCGGTACGTGTGCGGTGACCACCGGGCCACCGGCTCCGTACAAGGTGCCCTGGCCTCGGGGGCCCGCGCGGCCCGCGAGGTCCTGGCGGACACCGCCCGGGGCGCGGCGGACGCACCGCAGGACCCGCCCCCGGCAGGACGAAGGGAAAGCCAGTGA
- a CDS encoding S53 family peptidase: MRSSRPRLRAGLAWAATLPLVAGALALGVQSAGADTGPAGRDTLHGTKPLWATQKADRGSTPDANKVTARVYLAGRDSAGLARLAQEVSDPSSASYGKYLSAKQAAARFGPTADQVARVTAWLRSAGLKVTGANAHYLTVTGDTAAVEKAFSTQLHNYAKGGHTYRAPDATPSVPDSLDGAVLTVTGLDNAPHKASHDDTLPPPDAVFRNAGPFSTYFGSNTNKSLPSAYGSKASYAIKGYTGTQLRAAYGAKDFTGKGVTVAITDAYASPTIAQDAATYAKRNGDKKYGKGQLSQVLPADYNSTVECDAAGWYGEETLDVEAVHAVAPDADIVYVGGASCLDDDLLDSLGKVVDGRLADIVSNSWGDLESNETTASAAAYDQVFQTGAVEGIGFYFSSGDDGDNVVSTGTKQVDMPVNSAWVTAVGGTSLAVGKKNNYQWETGWGTYKASLSADGKSWTDFPGAYTSGAGGGTSVTVPQPFYQRGVVPGALAKANSTTPMRTIPDIAAVADPNTGFLVGQTQTLPDGTQGYDQYRIGGTSLAAPVIAGVQALAQQARHGVPIGFANPAIYQRYGTSAYHDVTDTPLGQGRGLAVVRNDFANSTDSGDGILTSLRSLGKDSSLSAVVGYDDVTGVGTPAGGYVNSYRHR; this comes from the coding sequence ATGAGATCCAGCCGACCGCGCCTGCGCGCCGGACTCGCCTGGGCGGCGACTCTGCCGCTCGTCGCCGGCGCTCTCGCACTCGGCGTCCAGTCCGCGGGTGCCGACACCGGCCCCGCCGGACGGGACACGCTCCACGGCACCAAGCCGCTCTGGGCGACGCAGAAGGCGGACCGGGGGAGCACCCCCGACGCGAACAAGGTCACCGCCCGCGTGTACCTCGCGGGACGGGACAGCGCGGGCCTCGCCCGGCTCGCCCAGGAGGTGTCCGACCCCTCCTCCGCCTCGTACGGGAAGTACCTCAGCGCGAAGCAGGCCGCCGCGCGCTTCGGCCCGACCGCGGACCAGGTCGCGCGCGTCACCGCCTGGCTCAGGTCCGCCGGGCTCAAGGTGACGGGCGCCAACGCGCACTACCTCACGGTCACCGGCGACACCGCCGCCGTGGAGAAGGCCTTCTCCACGCAGCTCCACAACTACGCCAAGGGCGGCCACACCTACCGCGCCCCGGACGCCACCCCCTCGGTGCCCGACTCGCTGGACGGCGCGGTCCTCACCGTCACCGGGCTCGACAACGCGCCCCACAAGGCGAGCCACGACGACACGCTGCCGCCCCCGGACGCCGTGTTCCGCAACGCCGGTCCGTTCTCGACCTACTTCGGGTCGAACACGAACAAGTCGCTGCCGTCGGCGTACGGTTCGAAGGCCTCGTACGCGATCAAGGGCTACACCGGCACCCAGCTGCGTGCGGCCTACGGCGCGAAGGACTTCACCGGCAAGGGCGTGACCGTCGCCATCACCGACGCGTACGCCTCGCCGACGATCGCCCAGGACGCGGCCACGTACGCCAAGCGCAACGGCGACAAGAAGTACGGCAAGGGGCAGCTGTCCCAGGTGCTCCCGGCCGACTACAACAGCACGGTCGAGTGCGACGCGGCGGGCTGGTACGGCGAGGAGACCCTCGACGTCGAGGCCGTGCACGCGGTCGCGCCCGACGCGGACATCGTCTACGTCGGCGGCGCCTCCTGCCTCGACGACGACCTCCTGGACTCGCTCGGCAAGGTGGTCGACGGCCGGCTCGCCGACATCGTCTCCAACTCCTGGGGCGACCTGGAGTCCAACGAGACCACGGCGTCGGCCGCCGCCTACGACCAGGTGTTCCAGACGGGCGCCGTCGAGGGCATCGGCTTCTACTTCTCCTCCGGTGACGACGGCGACAACGTCGTCTCGACCGGTACGAAGCAGGTCGACATGCCCGTCAACTCGGCGTGGGTGACGGCCGTCGGCGGTACGTCGCTGGCCGTCGGCAAGAAGAACAACTACCAGTGGGAGACGGGCTGGGGCACCTACAAGGCGAGCCTGTCCGCCGACGGCAAGAGCTGGACGGACTTCCCCGGCGCCTACACCTCCGGCGCCGGCGGCGGCACCAGCGTGACCGTGCCGCAGCCGTTCTACCAGCGGGGTGTCGTCCCGGGCGCGCTCGCCAAGGCCAACAGCACCACCCCGATGCGGACCATCCCCGACATCGCGGCGGTCGCCGACCCGAACACCGGCTTCCTGGTGGGCCAGACCCAGACCCTGCCCGACGGCACCCAGGGCTACGACCAGTACCGCATCGGCGGTACGTCCCTGGCCGCCCCCGTCATCGCGGGTGTCCAGGCCCTCGCCCAGCAGGCCAGGCACGGCGTCCCGATCGGCTTCGCCAACCCGGCCATCTACCAGCGGTACGGCACGTCCGCCTACCACGACGTGACCGACACCCCGCTGGGCCAGGGGCGTGGACTGGCCGTCGTGCGGAACGACTTCGCCAACAGCACCGACAGCGGTGACGGCATCCTCACCTCGCTCCGCAGCCTCGGCAAGGACAGCTCGCTGTCCGCCGTCGTCGGCTACGACGACGTGACGGGCGTCGGCACCCCGGCGGGCGGCTACGTGAACTCGTACCGCCACCGCTGA
- a CDS encoding GH1 family beta-glucosidase: MATSAPTTGRALETAAPLTFPAGFLWGTATAAYQIEGAAQDDGRTPSIWDVYSRTPGKVRNGDTGDIATDHYHRWREDIEIMAGLGVGAYRFSVSWSRVQPGGRGPASAKGLDFYRELADGLLDKGIRPVVTLYHWDLPQELEDAGGWPERDTAHRFAEYAGLVADALGDRVGTWTTLNEPWCSAFLGYGSGVHAPGRTDPADALRAAHHLNLGHGLAVRALRERLPATAQVSVTLNLHHVRPLTDSPADTDAARRIDGIANRVFTGPMLEGAYPADVLADTASVTDWSFVHDGDTELIHQPLDFLGVNYYSPTLVSHHTGPAAHRSDGHGVSEHSPWPGADEVAFHQTPGERTAMGWTIDPEGLYELLLRVQREHPGLPMMITENGAAFDDYAGPDGEVRDPERIAYLRAHLAAAHRAIEAGADVRGYFLWSLLDNFEWSYGYGKRFGMVYVDYATQRRIPKSSAHWYGRLTRSGTLHPAS, from the coding sequence GTGGCCACCTCAGCACCCACCACCGGGCGAGCCCTGGAAACAGCGGCTCCCCTGACCTTCCCGGCCGGTTTCCTCTGGGGCACCGCCACCGCCGCCTACCAGATCGAGGGCGCCGCGCAGGACGACGGCCGGACACCCTCCATCTGGGACGTCTACTCCCGCACGCCGGGCAAGGTGCGCAACGGCGACACCGGTGACATCGCGACCGACCACTACCACCGCTGGCGCGAGGACATCGAAATCATGGCCGGCCTCGGGGTCGGCGCCTACCGCTTCTCGGTGTCCTGGTCCCGCGTCCAGCCGGGCGGCCGCGGCCCCGCCTCCGCGAAGGGGCTGGACTTCTACCGCGAACTGGCCGACGGGCTGCTGGACAAGGGGATCCGGCCCGTTGTCACGCTCTACCACTGGGACCTGCCACAGGAGTTGGAGGACGCCGGCGGCTGGCCCGAGCGCGACACCGCCCACCGCTTCGCCGAGTACGCGGGCCTCGTCGCCGACGCCCTCGGGGACCGGGTGGGGACCTGGACCACGCTCAACGAGCCCTGGTGCAGCGCGTTCCTCGGGTACGGATCCGGCGTGCACGCCCCCGGCCGTACCGACCCCGCCGACGCCCTGCGCGCCGCCCACCACCTCAACCTCGGCCACGGCCTCGCGGTCCGGGCCCTGCGCGAGCGCCTCCCCGCCACCGCCCAGGTGTCCGTCACCCTGAACCTGCACCACGTCCGGCCGCTGACCGACAGCCCGGCGGACACCGACGCGGCCCGCCGGATCGACGGCATCGCGAACCGGGTCTTCACCGGGCCGATGCTCGAAGGGGCCTACCCGGCCGACGTCCTGGCGGACACCGCCTCCGTCACCGACTGGTCGTTCGTCCACGACGGCGACACCGAGCTGATCCACCAGCCGCTCGACTTCCTGGGCGTCAACTACTACTCCCCGACCCTGGTCTCTCACCACACGGGCCCCGCCGCCCACCGGTCCGACGGCCACGGCGTCAGCGAGCACAGCCCCTGGCCCGGCGCGGACGAGGTCGCCTTCCACCAGACGCCGGGGGAGCGGACCGCCATGGGCTGGACCATCGACCCCGAGGGCCTGTACGAACTGCTCCTGCGCGTCCAGCGCGAGCACCCCGGCCTGCCGATGATGATCACCGAGAACGGCGCGGCCTTCGACGACTACGCGGGCCCCGACGGCGAGGTCCGCGACCCGGAGCGGATCGCCTACCTGCGCGCGCACCTGGCGGCCGCGCACCGCGCGATCGAGGCGGGCGCGGACGTCCGCGGCTACTTCCTCTGGTCGCTGCTCGACAACTTCGAATGGTCGTACGGCTACGGCAAGCGCTTCGGCATGGTGTACGTGGACTACGCGACGCAGCGCCGGATCCCCAAGTCCAGCGCGCACTGGTACGGGCGCCTGACCCGCTCGGGCACCCTCCACCCGGCCTCGTAG